Proteins encoded in a region of the Hippopotamus amphibius kiboko isolate mHipAmp2 chromosome 11, mHipAmp2.hap2, whole genome shotgun sequence genome:
- the LOC130831396 gene encoding ferritin heavy chain-like translates to MRTASPSQVRQNDPQDSEAAINRQINLELSASYVYLSMSCYFNRDDVALKNFAKYFLHQSCEEREHAEKLMKLQNQRGGRIFLQDIKKPDRDDWENGLNAMECALHLEKNVNQALLELHKLATDKNDPHLCDFIETHYLNEQVKSIKELGDHVTNLRKMGAPGSGMAEYLFDKHTLGSSDSES, encoded by the coding sequence ATGAGGACCGCGTCCCCCTCGCAGGTGCGCCAGAACGACCCCCAGGACTCGGAGGCCGCCATCAACCGCCAGATCAACCTGGAGCTCAGTGCCTCCTACGTCTACCTGTCCATGTCATGCTATTTTAACCGCGATGATGTGGCTTTGAAGAACTTTGCCAAATACTTTCTTCACCAATCTTGTGAAGAAAGGGAACATGCTGAGAAACTGATGAAGCTGCAGAACCAGCGGGGTGGCCGAATCTTCCTTCAGGATATCAAGAAACCAGACCGTGATGACTGGGAGAATGGGCTGAACGCAATGGAATGTGCGCTacacttggaaaaaaatgtgaatcaggCACTACTGGAACTGCACAAACTGGCCACTGACAAAAATGACCCCCACTTGTGTGACTTCATCGAGACTCATTACCTGAATGAGCAAGTGAAATCCATCAAAGAATTGGGTGACCACGTAACCAACTTGCGCAAGATGGGGGCCCCCGGATCTGGCATGGCAGAGTATCTCTTTGACAAGCACACCCTGGGAAGCAGTGATAGCGAGAGCTAA